One genomic region from Enterobacter hormaechei ATCC 49162 encodes:
- a CDS encoding NAD-dependent epimerase has product MKFLVTGAAGFIGSHVSKRLLDAGHEVVGIDNLNDYYDPNLKLARLELLKSESFAFHKLDLADREGMANLFAEEKFDRVIHLAAQAGVRYSLENPHAYADANLVGHLNVLEGCRHNKVQHLLYASSSSVYGLNRKMPFSTDDSVDHPVSLYAATKKANELMSHTYSHLYNLPTTGLRFFTVYGPWGRPDMALFKFTKAMIEGNSIDVYNYGKMKRDFTYIDDIAEAIIRLQDVIPQADADWTVETGSPATSSAPYRVYNIGNSSPVELMDYITALEEALGKEAVKNMMPIQPGDVLETSADTKALYDVIGFTPQTSVKEGVKNFVDWYRNFYNV; this is encoded by the coding sequence ATGAAATTTCTGGTAACGGGCGCGGCGGGCTTTATCGGTTCTCATGTCAGCAAGCGCCTGCTTGATGCAGGGCATGAAGTTGTTGGGATTGATAACCTGAATGATTACTATGACCCTAACCTCAAGCTCGCTCGCCTCGAACTGCTCAAATCCGAGAGTTTCGCCTTCCACAAGCTGGACTTAGCGGACCGCGAGGGCATGGCAAATCTCTTCGCTGAGGAGAAATTTGACCGCGTGATCCATCTTGCCGCACAGGCGGGCGTTCGTTACTCACTGGAAAACCCCCATGCCTACGCAGATGCTAACCTGGTAGGTCACCTGAACGTGCTGGAAGGCTGTCGCCACAACAAGGTTCAGCATCTTCTGTATGCGTCATCCAGTTCCGTTTACGGCCTTAACCGTAAGATGCCGTTTTCTACTGACGACTCCGTAGACCATCCGGTATCCCTGTATGCGGCAACCAAAAAAGCCAATGAGCTGATGTCGCATACCTATTCGCATCTGTATAATCTGCCGACCACTGGCCTGCGCTTCTTTACCGTGTATGGCCCGTGGGGACGCCCGGACATGGCGCTGTTTAAATTCACCAAAGCCATGATTGAAGGCAACAGCATCGACGTATACAACTACGGCAAGATGAAGCGCGACTTCACCTATATTGATGATATTGCGGAAGCGATTATTCGCTTGCAGGACGTTATTCCTCAGGCCGATGCCGACTGGACAGTCGAAACCGGTTCGCCAGCAACCAGCTCTGCCCCGTATCGCGTGTACAATATCGGTAACAGTTCACCTGTCGAACTGATGGATTACATCACCGCGCTTGAAGAGGCGCTGGGCAAAGAAGCGGTGAAAAATATGATGCCGATCCAGCCAGGTGACGTACTGGAGACCAGTGCAGACACCAAAGCGCTGTACGACGTCATTGGGTTTACACCACAAACCTCAGTCAAAGAGGGCGTGAAAAACTTCGTCGACTGGTACCGCAACTTCTATAATGTTTAA